The following are encoded together in the Penicillium digitatum chromosome 3, complete sequence genome:
- a CDS encoding Zinc finger protein, putative: MGKRKKSSSKPQGPRKREPLATTFSCLFCNHENSVIVKLDKKLGLGDLSCKVCGQKFQTGINYLSAPVDVYSDWVDACDAVAKDTANQYDAPNPSQLGQRGIGKQGIPEEMGQGDSYDDDY, from the exons ATG GGCAAGCGCAAGAAGTCAAGCTCTAAGCCCCAAGGGCCCCGAAAG AGGGAGCCTCTTGCCACCACCTTTTCCTGTCTCTTTTGCAACCATGAGAACTCTGTGATCGTCAAGTTAGACAAGAAGCTTGGTCTAGGCGATTTATCCTGCAAAGTTTGTGGGCAGAAGTTCCAAACTGGTATCAATT ATCTCTCTGCCCCCGTGGATGTATATTCGGATTGGGTAGACGCATGTGATGCAGTTGCGAAGGACACTGCCAACCAGTACGACGCACCGAATCCAAGCCAGTTGGGACAGAGAGGGATCGGCAAGCAGGGTATTCCAGAAGAGATGGGGCAGGGCGATAGCTATGATGATGACTACTGA
- a CDS encoding Sedlin: MAGPKIACIGVIGKADNPLHISLFPPYSDSTIEFSFLLNSCLDIFDIRCKQTSIDQDLGLLHAIDERLAAYGWLTTTGVKLLIIVDLFGQEEASTGKQAGAEINGLRDSDVKPAFRALQSAYIQLLQNPFYFPDDHIPIPGNTASSLSTCQPISNKKFVADVKRIGDSWAPGTSL, from the exons ATGGCTGGTCCCAAGATTGCCTGCATTGGCGTGATCGGGAAGGCA GATAACCCTCTTCACATTTCCTTATTTCCCCCATATTCGGATTCCACTATCGAATTCTCCTTCTTACTGAACTCCTGCCTCGACATTTTCGACATCCGGTGCAAACAAACATCCATTGATCAGGATCTAGGTCTATTACATGCAATTGACGAACGACTTGCAGCCTATGGATGGTTGACGACCACGGGAGTAAAACTATTGATCATCGTGGATTTATTCGGCCAGGAAGAGGCCAGCACTGGGAAGCAAGCAGGCGCTGAGATCAATGGCTTGAGAGATTCTGATGTGAAGCCG GCTTTCCGCGCATTACAGAGTGCATATATCCAGCTTTTGCAAAATCCCTTCTATTTCCCCGATGACCACATTCCAATCCCTGGGAATACAGCTTCTTCTTTGTCCACTTGCCAGCCAATCTCTAACAAAAAGTTCGTTGCGGACGTTAAACGCATTGGGGATTCGTGGGCTCCAGGAACTTCTCTGTAG
- a CDS encoding Wings apart-like protein yields MSQPRRRLVTYGSASKSQHPLNTENAARSSAARTAPKEKPLPSSSHLSRQSYARLRRDKNEDKQPSGSVETTTTRGLAQPKLIAEYNVFDFPSSDDEQMPIVQRKRRRVSPDGNKAVPPAKRSVKLSETENGNRRVSSEMGKRVLDGRGPLAKNPEVGQQTSPVRSTSYTRARRSVRSQAEVSPFENEMRVSVEESPGDGESVRRSSPYINQEYATKANITPGRRRLIDSLGITEHLVETSPGVETSPESPAGSQPSPNPIPPDRASPSAAVNECSAESCVQGSPVSVPSHLRGSRVTYARQRSFLDDLIMPEDLSTYDISSSSKHCSQSVKRQLNYEATSSAHSMVPNEDTNEDGSVRSIHELRQAGGNARYRGAVESIFEDIEDPQNSLSGRCNALLQLCGKLLDTGLKLRFFECNFDKRLVDCLSMDLQVVPTVLAFCAYALGSSDGHMSYVLANSAWPKLLDASPALLGMQDDIPVVARAHTSGLSRPLQKTLQNTIPQIAAMMFPDTAMPKLSPCTLALYCLRSTISVMQTKGQNPSLSTSLLKPLVQALVSESQRCVLLEKIHPESSQILCMGFSILEASTALPESLTNEHWDILDPLSELHILLCSESGTINQIQPLYIRLILNITNCNTSLCDRFATPEMVGGLVHIVSANFGDLTEDALRQANNSLDSVILALGALINLTEQSEASRSVFLHSDSTSKPFLDQLLHLFVTHVETISTAHSVLEVHHNVAVGYLAVLLLTLSLDPQTRSKIKSSLAPNGLTAVISTVGEFLQYHQKIEQEIPTIPAQGQTESGFLSRLQELITRIRLVEQ; encoded by the exons ATGTCGCAACCTCGGCGACGACTCGTAACCTATGGCTCTGCTTCCAAAAGCCAACATCCGTTGAATACCGAAAATGCTGCTCGCTCATCTGCCGCTAGAACAGCCCCCAAAGAAAAGCCTTTGCCAAGCTCGTCTCATCTTTCACGGCAATCATACGCCAGGTTACGGCGCGACAAGAATGAAGATAAACAACCGTCTGGATCGGTGGAAACAACCACGACTCGAGGTCTTGCTCAACCAAAACTCATCGCAGAATATAACGTATTTGATTTTCCCTCTTCAGATGATGAACAGATGCCCATAGTTCAGAGAAAGCGAAGGAGAGTTAGCCCCGACGGAAACAAGGCAGTTCCTCCGGCTAAACGATCCGTGAAGCTAAGCGAGACGGAGAATGGAAATCGTCGCGTGTCATCAGAAATGGGGAAGAGGGTGCTCGATGGCCGGGGGCCATTGGCCAAAAATCCAGAAGTCGGCCAGCAGACAAGCCCCGTGAGGTCGACATCATATACAAGGGCTAGGAGGTCTGTGCGGAGTCAGGCTGAGGTATCACCTTTCGAGAATGAAATGAGAGTATCAGTCGAGGAGAGCCCCGGGGATGGAGAGTCCGTGCGAAGGAGCTCGCCGTACATCAACCAGGAATATGCCACTAAAGCGAACATCACTCCCGGTCGAAGGAGACTGATTGACTCGCTCGGGATTACTGAACACCTGGTTGAAACATCTCCAGGGGTTGAAACATCACCAGAGAGTCCCGCTGGTAGTCAGCCATCCCCGAATCCAATCCCTCCCGACCGAGCTTCGCCAAGTGCGGCTGTGAATGAGTGTTCTGCCGAAAGCTGCGTTCAAGGCTCTCCTGTCTCAGTTCCATCTCATTTACGAGGCTCACGTGTCACCTATGCACGCCAGCGTTCATTTTTGGATGACTTGATTATGCCAGAGGACCTTTCGACGTACGATATTTCTTCTAGTTCAAAGCACTGCTCTCAATCTGTCAAACGTCAGTTGAATTACGAGGCTACTTCCAGTGCTCATTCAATGGTGCCAAATGAAGATACCAATGAGGATGGATCTGTCCGAAGTATCCATGAGCTCAGACAAGCTGGGGGAAACGCTCGTTACCGAGGTGCCGTCGAATCTATCTTTGAGGACATTGAGGACCCGCAAAACTCGTTATCGGGCCGATGCAATGCTTTACTCCAACTGTGTGGCAAACTTCTGGACACTGGGCTTAAACTGCGGTTTTTCGAATGCAATTTTGACAAAAGGCTTGTGGATTGTCTGTCCATGGACCTTCAGGTGGTACCTACTGTTCTGGCTTTCTGTGCCTACGCACTGGGATCATCGGATGGACACATGTCTTATGTTCTTGCAAATTCTGCGTGGCCTAAGCTCTTAGATGCATCGCCTGCCTTATTGGGCATGCAAGACGACATACCAGTAGTCGCAAGAGCTCATACCAGCGGCCTTTCCCGGCCTTTGCAGAAGACACTCCAGAACACTATTCCGCAGATAGCTGCTATGATGTTTCCTGATACTGCAATGCCAAAACTATCCCCGTGCACTTTGGCGTTGTATTGTCTGAGGTCGACGATTTCCGTGATGCAAACCAAAGGCCAGAACCCTAGCCTCTCCACGTCTCTCCTGAAACCGTTGGTTCAAGCACTCGTATCCGAAAGCCAGCGTTGTGTTTTATTGGAAAAAATACACCCAGAGAGCTCTCAGATACTGTGCATGGGCTTTTCAATCTTGGAAGCTTCTACCGCATTGCCTGAGTCGCTCACAAACGAGCATTGGGATATCCTAGACCCGCTCTCCGAGCTTCATATCCTGCTTTGTTCGGAGTCGGGTACTATCAACCAAATACAACCCCTCTACATTCGACTTATCTTGAATATCACCAACTGCAACACCTCACTCTGTGATAGATTCGCAACCCCGGAGATGGTTGGGGGGCTGGTCCACATTGTCTCTGCAAACTTTGGGGATTTGACTGAAGATGCTCTTAGGCAAGCGAACAATTCTCTGGACAGCGTGATATTAGCGCTCGGCGCACTTATCAACCTGACTGAACAGAGTGAAGCATCGAGATCAGTTTTTCTTCACTCTGACAGTACCTCAAAGCCTTTTCTTGATCAACTCTTGCATCTGTTCGTAACTCATGTTGAAACCATCTCCACA GCTCATTCGGTCTTAGAAGTACACCACAACGTTGCTGTGGGATATTTGGCCGTGCTTTTACTAACACTCAGTTTGGATCCCCAGACTCGGTCCAAAATCAAGAGCTCACTCGCCCCCAACGGATTGACAGCGGTGATTTCTACCGTTGGTGAATTCCTGCAATATCATCAGAAGATTGAACAAGAAATCCCCACGATTCCAGCCCAGGGGCAAACAGAGAGCGGGTTCCTGTCCAGATTACAAGAACTTATCACTCGGATTCGACTGGTAGAGCAATGA
- a CDS encoding Putative STF2-like protein: MGTRDNIPRYFAKSGPTDADPRKTKKDGGGKGNWGRSGEEMQDTDYSFTNARRRSNSSTQGLADFNTKFEAFEPEPVFEEEVRGDADMAAVNDNTVTKVESASSNDSEADHDGRKY; the protein is encoded by the exons ATGGGTACCCGTGACAACATACCACGCTACTTTGCAAAGTCCGGCCCGACTGACGCTGATCCTCGCAAGACAAAGAAGGACGGGGGTGGTAAAGGCAATTG GGGCCGGTCGGGCGAGGAAATGCAGGACACTGACTACTCGTTCACCAATGCTAGACGTCGGTCCAACAGTAGCACCCAGGGTCTGGCTGACTTCAACACCAAGTTCGAGGCTTTTGAACCAGAACCTGTGTTCGAGGAAGAGGTCCGTGGTGACGCCGACATGGCTGCAGTGAATGATAATACCGTGACCAAGGTCGAGAGTGCCAGTAGCAACGATAGCGAAGCTGATCATGATGGAAGGAAATATTAA
- a CDS encoding Acyl transferase/acyl hydrolase/lysophospholipase → MFSRLSHPRGHFRLRSIVHVVSQALFTPSRPTHLNVLPFNRDLHTALFFPGHGVQRVGMANTWIESFPYTAAKVLDEMDSTLGFKLSSIISDGPNSKLNKTENSQPAVMAISVLILRILEQELGFDTKSRVDVTLGHSLGEFSALVAGGYLEFGDALQIVHGRAEMMAQCTRQLTEQSGETYGMVALLCEPEHLESMLLTVQEFIGYKSPGFGIDRDNHAPSIQQVVVANINSKNQIVLSGSLDRIKTLLVQMRQFGGHDPRAVRLKSDSPFHIPAMALAADYMRDALEKINITFPTSMPCISNVTALPFQSKEDIKDLLSRQCTDTVRWWDSIRYLDQVRGVKRWIGIGPGKVGRNLVGKEVGRVDIKGGGVWAVCNPHEMSEIMVALEQTEVETENH, encoded by the exons ATGTTCTCACGCTTGTCGCATCCCAGGGGTCACTTCCGACTAAGATCCATTGTGCATGTCGTATCGCAAGCTTTGTTTACACCTTCACGACCGACACACCTCAATGTTCTGCCCTTCAACCGAGACCTACACActgccctttttttcccaG GGCATGGAGTCCAAAGGGTTGGCATGGCCAACACCTGGATCGAAAGCTTCCCTTACACTGCAGCTAAGGTTTTGGACGAGATGGATAGCACTCTCGGGTTCAAACTGTCCAGCATTATATCCGACGGCCCCAATTCCAAGCTCAACAAAACGGAAAACTCACAGCCTGCAGTCATGGCAATCTCAGTCCTAATACTTCGTATCTTGGAGCAGGAGCTCGGGTTCGACACTAAATCTCGGGTCGACGTTACGCTTGGACATAGCCTCGGGGAGTTCTCCGCATTGGTTGCCGGAGGCTATCTTGAATTCGGAGATGCTCTGCAAATAGTCCATGGTCGGGCTGAAATGATGGCCCAGTGTACGCGCCAGTTGACCGAGCAGTCAGGCGAAACATATGGCATGGTTGCACTTCTCTGTGAACCCGAGCACCTGGAAAGTATGCTTCTAACGGTCCAAGAATTCATTGGTTACAAGTCGCCGGGCTTTGGAATCGACAGGGATAACCATGCACCATCAATTCAGCAAGTGGTGGTTGCAAACATCAACTCGAAAAATCAAATCGTGCTAAGTGGTAGTCTTGACCGAATCAAAACCCTTCTGGTCCAAATGCGTCAATTTGGAGGCCACGACCCCCGGGCTGTCAGACTGAAAAGTGACAGCCCTTTTCATATCCCTGCTATGGCGCTAGCTGCGGATTATATGAGAGATGCCCTCGAGAAAATCAACATCACATTCCCCACATCAATGCCATGTATATCAAATGTTACCGCCTTGCCCTTCCAGTCCAAGGAAGACATCAAGGATCTCCTTTCAAGACAGTGCACTGATACAGTGAGATGGTGGGATAGCATTCGCTATCTTGATCAGGTACGAGGCGTGAAGCGGTGGATCGGAATTGGACCAGGAAAGGTCGGCAGGAATTTGGTTGGCAAAGAGGTTGGAAGGGTTGACATCAAAGGTGGTGGAGTGTGGGCAGTTTGCAACCCTCATGAAATGTCAGAGATCATGGTTGCCTTGGAGCAGACTGAAGTCGAAACAGAAAACCACTGA
- a CDS encoding Nuclear pore complex subunit Nup133, putative: MFVPKAGGRNTRRRQRTSSDDSVKPPKAKRQRSVLRRPDESPSDTNLGRELAKLATPTAPNGDVVPTDQMNDLHLSTRVVKQGDGPGNNNEGTIVLSSTDFYTVDQLPSLPDQIRGLQSEPLKCFFGPGHDHALALTHSHAIVWPYSTPASSPSPSETFTVSIPDSCRDPKGAVPLGVLLSTATGDHPGLLVIIPSTGKVVYWETVSSAAALGLSRQKQNGIQGSTPGMLSGEYATEILNGEPSGIIVTFSSGRVAHITLRDPQGKPSVVVNFLRSTVGTGGGGIFGGIKSVFAGGSWRKEVTAVRAGGSHQRGQRDVIIATSAGLVEIWDTHWNHGNTLRKRYDLKDEILAALPEYHAQPTNDTELKVVDLAFSALQSSDDAVQLSDGSWRLFLVIRSPQWSETRALFVAQVHLSGNQSRVMSTHAVDLRHIPASQLETSKPKIFVPKPEETAFILIGQSLVILSLASVEETPSSQLLLDSNKLPLPFQDTIHLRSGTDHEILGSISEDQSNDSPCAACVLMLRNFGVIRVTVLPRPGTEQDVDEPQITAKHKLEQAVFFGTMAKNPLNLSSEGDLNFPPLEMEQASLEICRELLRSETRFIPTTAISLEQNLRLRAKALDDLASLLSRQGNPLNRPARWKLLWAAEKIAAQRAMWKIQEASQIKNGEEETFLGHVIGSMHDKFKTPINPQHGETDPVRQWFLRDSYRMEHVIPWIKNAIKLGRGNTSNPARALSEKILAASELFLAVTETAFRYRDEHVALYGLTGDFLEDGVLSGGYEDLPEFWTSRGVGYSEAGHLLDLELDSCRSWKNPASAADIPDAHVLNQVAKNSYRHLRVVGQMHLERTRWLSAQGDPKLMDESVSIEQAHVEDRKWQLFKLAGIDHLADAVELAESFRDMGALVELIIELQDQKASLHPRTDPQNDVSTNQTEIDADQLIAKYFDKFGDLWADAYFSRQIAMGYPGTLFTMRKYQPAVTRFLRSNPAYSRLSWINDVIGEDDYDSAAASLENLAIGSEEDLWSHRVEISLAKLGKLATQERMDSSVIASTLQEDVKRLEDYVVVDGIQDILYLHMEHILQGANDRKAELELVLSQYGEHIFDDRPSLHEILSDALSTLVDRQVVGADGLIDILTLVLDYGRYGQRDPSYLMALQRLIWRRCLIKDDWVARGKAAEGPNGSEYSSIADTALYRSLTACLEEPRNTGLHSMYKPLSPAEALMTDSDSDILVSRFRPEQKSRVASDLQTENDILRQCIDIGKLDFWFQNLRETAEVHISPPK, translated from the exons ATGTTCGTCCCTAAAGCCGGTGGTCGCAATACTCGTCGACGCCAGCGAACAAGCTCCGATGACTCTGTCAAACCACCAAAGGCCAAGAGACAGCGCTCCGTTCTGCGACGCCCAGATGAGTCCCCTTCCGATACCAACCTGGGGCGTGAGCTCGCAAAATTAGCGACACCCACTGCGCCAAACGGTGACGTTGTCCCTACGGACCAGATGAATGACTTGCATCTATCAACTCGTGTTGTGAAACAAGGCGATGGACCTGGAAACAATAACGAGGGGACAATTGTTTTG TCAAGCACCGATTTCTACACTGTTGATCAACTGCCATCTTTGCCAGATCAAATTCGTGGCTTACAATCAG AACCCCTCAAATGCTTTTTCGGACCTGGGCATGATCACGCACTAGCTTTGACCCACTCGCATGCCATCGTGTGGCCCTATTCTACGCCCGCTTCGTCTCCGTCTCCGTCGGAGACGTTCACGGTATCGATTCCGGATTCTTGCAGAGACCCTAAAGGTGCCGTCCCACTCGGAGTTCTATTATCTACGGCTACAGGCGACCACCCCGGTCTTTTAGTGATCATTCCTTCTACGGGAAAAGTCGTTTACTGGGAGACTGTTTCCAGTGCCGCGGCGCTGGGTTTATCCCGGCAAAAGCAGAATGGCATCCAAGGATCCACCCCTGGCATGCTTTCCGGTGAGTATGCCACGGAAATACTCAATGGGGAGCCTTCGGGAATCATCGTTACATTCTCGTCCGGACGAGTAGCACACATCACCTTGAGGGACCCCCAGGGAAAGCCTTCAGTAGTCGTGAATTTCCTCAGAAGCACTGTAGGGACTGGAGGCGGTGGAATTTTCGGGGGCATCAAGAGCGTCTTCGCGGGTGGGTCATGGAGAAAAGAGGTCACTGCTGTTCGGGCTGGTGGTTCTCACCAACGCGGCCAGCGAGACGTCATTATTGCAACTTCGGCCGGGTTGGTTGAAATATGGGACACGCATTGGAACCACGGGAACACGCTTAGGAAACGATACGATCTCAAGGATGAAATTTTGGCGGCCCTCCCTGAATATCATGCGCAACCGACAAATGATACAGAACTCAAAGTCGTGGACCTTGCGTTCTCTGCTCTGCAGTCTTCCGACGATGCTGTCCAACTTTCTGATGGGTCCTGGCGCCTCTTTCTGGTTATAAGGTCGCCACAATGGTCAGAGACTAGGGCGCTATTCGTGGCTCAAGTTCACCTGTCAGGAAATCAATCTCGCGTTATGTCAACGCATGCCGTCGATCTTCGCCACATTCCTGCCTCTCAGCTCGAAACGTCCAAACCCAAAATCTTTGTGCCGAAGCCAGAAGAAACGGCTTTCATCCTTATTGGCCAGTCTCTTGTTATCTTGTCGTTGGCAAGTGTCGAAGAAACTCCATCCTCACAACTGCTTCTTGATTCCAATAAATTGCCTCTGCCTTTCCAAGACACTATTCACTTGCGTTCTGGCACAGACCACGAAATCCTAGGATCCATCTCAGAGGACCAGTCGAACGATTCCCCTTGCGCAGCATGTGTGCTTATGCTTCGGAATTTCGGTGTAATTCGTGTGACAGTGCTTCCTCGTCCTGGCACAGAACAAGATGTCGACGAGCCTCAGATTACAGCAAAGCATAAGCTTGAGCAGGCGGTTTTCTTCGGGACCATGGCAAAGAATCCGTTGAATTTATCCAGCGAAGGGGACTTGAACTTCCCGCCATTGGAAATGGAGCAAGCATCTTTAGAAATCTGCAGGGAGCTGCTCCGATCAGAGACTCGCTTCATTCCTACCACTGCTATCTCACTAGAGCAAAATCTTCGCTTGAGAGCAAAGGCACTGGATGATCTTGCCTCTTTACTATCTCGCCAAGGCAATCCTTTGAATCGACCGGCAAGATGGAAGTTGCTGTGGGCGGCGGAAAAAATTGCGGCACAAAGAGCTATGTGGAAGATCCAGGAAGCCAGTCAGATAAAAAatggagaggaagaaaccTTCCTTGGTCATGTCATTGGATCCATGCACGACAAGTTCAAGACTCCAATCAACCCTCAACACGGAGAGACCGATCCGGTACGTCAGTGGTTCCTGAGAGACTCTTACCGCATGGAGCACGTCATTCCTTGGATCAAGAATGCAATCAAGCTGGGTCGGGGCAACACTTCCAACCCTGCGCGCGCACTGTCAGAAAAGATCCTAGCCGCCAGCGAGCTGTTTCTGGCGGTCACAGAAACTGCTTTCCGGTATCGCGATGAGCACGTTGCACTTTATGGTCTTACTGGAGACTTCCTGGAGGATGGTGTGCTTTCCGGTGGATATGAAGATCTTCCCGAGTTCTGGACATCGAGAGGTGTTGGTTACTCTGAAGCGGGGCATTTACTCGATTTGGAACTGGATAGTTGCCGGTCATGGAAAAATCCCGCATCGGCAGCAGATATCCCTGACGCGCATGTTTTGAACCAAGTTGCGAAAAACAGCTATCGACACCTTCGTGTGGTCGGTCAAATGCATCTCGAACGAACTCGATGGCTTTCCGCACAAGGAGATCCCAAACTGATGGATGAGAGTGTCTCGATTGAGCAGGCCCATGTCGAAGACCGCAAATGGCAACTCTTCAAGCTGGCTGGTATCGATCATCTTGCCGATGCCGTTGAGCTAGCAGAGAGCTTCCGGGACATGGGAGCGTTGGTCGAGTTGATCATCGAGCTTCAAGACCAAAAGGCGAGCCTACATCCGCGTACAGACCCTCAGAATGATGTTTCCACGAATCAAACCGAGATCGATGCCGACCAACTGATAGCCAAGTATTTCGACAAGTTTGGTGACCTATGGGCGGATGCATACTTCTCCCGGCAAATCGCGATGGGTTATCCAGGAACATTATTTACAATGCGAAAATACCAACCTGCCGTCACTCGATTCCTTCGAAGTAACCCCGCATATTCTCGCCTAAGCTGGATTAACGATGTCATCGGCGAAGACGACTATGACTCTGCCGCAGCCTCATTGGAGAATCTAGCGATTGGCAGTGAAGAAGACTTGTGGAGCCACCGCGTAGAGATCTCGTTGGCCAAGCTAGGCAAACTAGCGACGCAGGAGCGAATGGATTCTTCCGTCATTGCTTCTACTTTGCAAGAGGATGTAAAACGTCTGGAGGATTACGTCGTGGTCGATGGGATCCAAGACATTCTCTACTTGCACATGGAGCATATCCTACAGGGTGCGAATGACCGAAAGGCAGAACTTGAATTAGTTCTCAGTCAGTATGGAGAACACATCTTCGATGATCGGCCATCACTCCATGAAATCTTGAGCGACGCTCTCTCTACCTTGGTCGACAGGCAGGTTGTGGGTGCCGACGGCCTGATTGACATCTTGACATTG GTTCTCGATTATGGACGCTACGGCCAGCGAGACCCATCCTACCTCATGGCGTTGCAAAGGTTGATCTGGCGACGGTGCTTGATCAAAGATGATTGGGTAGCTCGGGGCAAAGCCGCTGAGGGCCCTAACGGCAGTGAATACAGCTCAATCGCCGACACGGCACTCTACCGATCACTTACTGCATGCTTGGAAG AACCTCGAAATACTGGTCTGCACTCTATGTACAAGCCTCTCTCGCCCGCAGAGGCTCTGATGACTGATTCTGATTCCGATATTCTTGTATCGCGGTTCCGCCCAGAGCAAAAATCTCGTGTGGCATCCGATCTTCAGACCGAAAATGATATTCTGCGCCAGTGCATTGACATCGGAAAACTTGATTTCTGGTTCCAAAACCTCCGGGAAACTGCCGAGGTCCACATATCGCCCCCCAAATAG
- a CDS encoding 40S ribosomal protein eS1 has translation MAVGKNKRLSKGKKGIKKRTVDPFTRKDEYSVKAPSTFQTRDVGKTLVNRTSGLKNANDSLKGRIFEVSLADLQNDEDHAFRKVKLRVDEIQGKNCLTNFHGLDFTTDKLRSLVRKWQSLIEANITVKTTDDYLLRLFAIAFTKRRPNQIKKTTYARSSQIRAIRKKMTEIIQREASTCTLSQLTHKLIPEVIGREIEKSTQGIYPLQNVHIRKVKLLKSPKFDLGALLALHGESATDDKGQKVEREFKETVLENV, from the exons ATGGCTGTTGGAAA GAACAAGCGCCTATCTAAGGGTAAGAAGGGTATCAAGAAGCGCACAGTCGACCCCTTCACCCGCAAGGACGAGTACTCTGTGAAG GCTCCTTCCACCTTCCAGACCCGCGA TGTTGGCAAGACTCTGGTCAACCGCACCAGCGGTCTGAAGAACGCCAACGACTCCCTCAAGGGCCGTATCTTCGAGGTCTCCCTCGCCGACCTTCAGAACGATGAGGACCACGCCTTCCGCAAGGTCAAGCTCCGCGTCGACGAGATCCAGGGCAAGAACTGCCTGACCAACTTCCACGGTCTCGACTTCACCACCGACAAGCTCCGTTCCCTTGTCCGCAAGTGGCAGTCCCTGATCGAGGCCAACATCACCGTGAAGACCACTGACGACTACCTCCTCCGCCTGTTCGCCATTGCCTTCACTAAGAGACGCCCCAACCAGATCAAGAAGACCACCTACGCCCGCTCTTCTCAGATCCGTGCCATTCGCAAGAAGATGACCGAGATCATTCAGCGCGAGGCTTCCACCTGCACTCTTTCTCAGCTCACCCACAAGCTCATCCCCGAGGTTATTGGACGTGAGATCGAGAAGTCCACCCAGGGCATCTACCCCCTGCAGAAT GTTCACATTCGCAAGGTTAAGCTCCTCAAGTCCCCCAAGTTCGATCTCGGTGCTCTCTTGGCTCTGCACGGAGAGTCCGCGACTGACGACAAGGGCCAGAAGGTTGAGCGGGAGTTCAAGGAGACCGTCCTCGAGAATGTTTAA
- a CDS encoding Cytosine deaminase-uracil phosphoribosyltransferase fusion protein, whose translation MGQNHPLRHTIPHCPYYIHPSLDSCPYSHTTHTHIFGRSKIMASKPENAPSPAQGVGPLYRPDGEKPTATVSKEVSYENVHVLPQTPQLIALLTMIRDKRTTRADFIFYSNRIIRLLVEEGLNHLPVVEQSITTPVGRSYLGVKFEGKICGVSIMRAGEAMEQGLRDCCRSVRIGKILIQRDEETCMPKLFYDKLPTDIADRWVLLLDPMFATGGSATLAVETLIERGVPEHRILFLNLIASPSGVAEFAERFPKLRVVTSFIDQGLDEKKYIIPGLGDFGDRYYSM comes from the exons ATGGGGCAGAATCACCCACTGCG ACATACCATTCCTCACTGTCCTTATTATATACACCCCTCTCTGGATTCTTGTCCTTATAG TCATACGACCCACACACACATCTTTGGACGCAGCAAAATCATGGCCAGCAAACCAGAGAACGCTCCGTCTCCTGCGCAAGGCGTTGGTCCTTTATATCGCCCCGATGGCGAGAAGCCCACTGCGACAGTCTCAAAGGAAGTCTCCTACGAGAATGTCCACGTGCTACCTCAAACCCCCCAGTTGATTGCTCTATTGAC GATGATCAGAGACAAGAGAACTACCCGGGCCGATTTCATCTTCTATTCTAACCGCATCATTCGGTTGCTGGTGGAGGAAGGCTTGAACCACCTCCCCGTTGTTGAGCAGTCTATCACCACTCCAGTTGGACGGTCCTACCTTGGTGTCAAATTCGAAGGAAAGATCTGCGGTGTCTCTATTATGCGCGCAGGTGAGGCCATGGAACAAGGATTGCGCGACTGCTGCCGATCTGTTCGCATTGGAAAAATTCTCATCCAGCGGGACGAGGAGACTTGCATGCCCAAACTGTTTTACGATAAGCTTCCCACTGACATTGCTGATCGTTGGGTCCTTCTACTTGACCCCATGTTTGCAACTG GTGGTTCTGCAACTCTGGCTGTGGAGACACTGATCGAGAGAGGCGTTCCTGAACACCGGATTCTATTCCTCAACCTCATTGCAAGCCCATCCGGTGTTGCTGAGTTTGCGGAGAGATTCCCTAAACTCCGGGTTGTGACCTCTTTCATTGATCAAGGATTGGATGAGAAGAA GTATATTATCCCCGGCCTGGGAGACTTCGGCGACAGGTATTACTCTATGTAA